Proteins encoded within one genomic window of Hahella chejuensis KCTC 2396:
- a CDS encoding NADAR family protein, whose product MTEKKTINFYLANGEYGCFSNFSRDPVYLKDKRWPTSEHYFQAQKFAGTEHEEAVRMASKPMEAANMGRERTRPLRPDWEAVKDDIMREAVMAKFVQHEKLTSILLGTGDAELVEHTANDRYWADGGDGSGLNMLGKILMEVREAIQQGKSKYENGHFI is encoded by the coding sequence ATGACTGAGAAAAAAACGATTAATTTTTATCTGGCTAACGGCGAGTACGGATGCTTTTCCAATTTCTCCCGCGATCCGGTATACCTGAAAGACAAACGCTGGCCCACGTCCGAGCATTATTTTCAGGCGCAAAAATTCGCCGGCACAGAGCATGAAGAAGCCGTACGCATGGCGTCAAAACCCATGGAGGCCGCTAATATGGGACGTGAGCGCACGCGCCCTCTGCGGCCGGATTGGGAAGCCGTCAAAGACGACATCATGCGCGAAGCGGTTATGGCCAAATTCGTCCAGCATGAAAAACTTACTTCCATACTGTTGGGAACCGGCGACGCTGAATTGGTCGAGCATACCGCCAACGACCGTTATTGGGCGGACGGCGGCGATGGGAGCGGCCTGAATATGCTGGGTAAAATTCTGATGGAAGTGCGCGAAGCGATTCAACAAGGTAAAAGCAAATATGAAAACGGTCACTTTATTTAG
- the fusA gene encoding elongation factor G: MKLQKLRNIGIIAHVDAGKTTLTERLLHFTGALHSMGEVHHGGTVTDHMVQERQRGITIASAAVTVGWRDHRINIIDTPGHIDFNIEVNRSLRVLDGAVVVFDSVAGVEPQSETNWRLADQYGVPRICLVNKMDRIGADYLRVVAMIRERLGAQPLVVHLPVFVEETYVGLIDLTTMSLHRWNADDGWKYSSEEITPEYQEQAAQYRAQLEETLVELDDELLEGWFNGATLQADDLKRLIRQGVVSGAFVPVLCASAFKNKGVQMVLDAVVDYLPSPQEVKGMETVDGAQIVDADVDGAFAALAFKVVNDKHGALTYVRVYRGTLQSGSRVLNTNVGQYERIGRIYEMHADRKVARDRIGAGDIVALVGMKHTQTGDTLCAPEAPLVLERINAPEPVMDIVIEPKSRQDQDRLGEALRAIVGEDPSLRLSTGAAGETLVSGMGELHLEIVVDRLQTDFDIAVTVGRPQVAYRETITQSAAVDYVYKKQKGGPGQFAEVRMRFEPIAGDGIEFESQIVGAAIPREYIPAVEDGVRQAARSGVLGGYPCGGFKAVLLDGAYHAQDSSQLAFSVAGREAFKEAMAQATPRLLEPVMAVEIVTPRDHVGDCIGDLMRRRGSILNQLDRGDACVINAEAPLAEMFGYIGDLRTMTAGRASFSMTFSHYAETPQGVADAVLNAD, encoded by the coding sequence ATGAAACTTCAAAAGTTAAGAAATATCGGCATCATCGCTCACGTTGACGCAGGCAAAACCACCCTGACCGAAAGGTTGCTGCACTTCACTGGCGCCCTGCACAGCATGGGCGAAGTACATCATGGCGGAACCGTCACCGATCACATGGTTCAGGAACGCCAACGAGGCATCACTATCGCCAGCGCGGCGGTTACAGTGGGCTGGCGGGATCATCGCATCAATATTATTGATACGCCTGGTCACATCGATTTCAACATCGAAGTGAATCGCTCGTTGCGCGTACTGGACGGCGCGGTGGTGGTTTTCGACTCCGTCGCCGGCGTTGAGCCGCAATCGGAAACCAACTGGCGATTGGCGGATCAATACGGCGTGCCGCGGATATGTCTGGTCAACAAGATGGACCGCATCGGCGCCGATTATCTACGCGTTGTAGCAATGATTCGCGAGCGTCTTGGCGCGCAGCCTCTGGTGGTTCATCTGCCTGTCTTCGTCGAGGAAACCTATGTCGGGTTAATCGACTTGACAACTATGTCTCTGCATCGCTGGAACGCTGATGACGGCTGGAAATATTCGTCCGAAGAGATTACGCCTGAGTACCAGGAACAGGCTGCGCAATATCGGGCGCAACTGGAAGAAACACTGGTTGAGCTGGATGATGAACTCCTGGAAGGCTGGTTCAATGGCGCCACTTTGCAGGCTGATGATCTGAAGCGACTGATTCGTCAGGGCGTTGTCAGCGGCGCATTCGTTCCTGTGTTGTGTGCATCTGCATTCAAGAACAAAGGCGTACAGATGGTGTTAGACGCGGTGGTCGACTATCTGCCTTCGCCGCAGGAGGTGAAAGGCATGGAAACCGTCGACGGCGCTCAAATTGTGGATGCGGATGTTGATGGAGCTTTCGCCGCGCTGGCCTTCAAAGTGGTGAACGACAAGCATGGGGCGCTGACCTATGTGCGTGTTTATCGAGGAACGTTGCAATCCGGTTCGCGCGTACTCAATACGAATGTTGGCCAGTATGAACGTATAGGCCGGATATATGAAATGCACGCCGACCGTAAAGTGGCGCGAGACCGCATCGGCGCTGGCGACATTGTCGCGCTGGTGGGCATGAAGCACACGCAGACCGGAGATACGTTGTGCGCCCCGGAAGCGCCTCTGGTGCTTGAGCGCATCAATGCGCCGGAACCGGTCATGGACATCGTGATCGAGCCGAAGTCGCGGCAGGACCAGGATCGTCTGGGTGAAGCTTTGCGCGCCATTGTCGGCGAAGATCCCAGCCTGCGATTGAGTACAGGCGCAGCAGGAGAAACGCTGGTGTCAGGCATGGGCGAACTGCACCTGGAAATAGTTGTGGATCGGTTACAAACGGACTTTGACATCGCTGTGACTGTGGGACGTCCGCAAGTGGCGTACCGGGAGACCATCACTCAATCGGCTGCGGTGGACTATGTCTACAAGAAGCAAAAAGGCGGACCCGGTCAGTTCGCGGAAGTGCGCATGCGCTTTGAACCCATCGCTGGCGACGGCATTGAGTTTGAAAGCCAAATCGTCGGCGCAGCCATTCCACGGGAGTATATTCCCGCTGTGGAAGATGGCGTCAGACAGGCTGCGCGCTCCGGCGTATTGGGCGGTTATCCCTGCGGCGGCTTCAAAGCGGTGTTGCTGGATGGCGCCTATCATGCGCAGGACTCGTCGCAATTGGCGTTCAGCGTGGCAGGACGGGAAGCCTTCAAGGAAGCCATGGCGCAAGCGACGCCCAGACTGTTGGAGCCAGTGATGGCGGTTGAAATTGTGACGCCTCGCGATCATGTCGGCGACTGCATTGGCGACCTGATGCGACGTCGCGGTTCGATCCTCAACCAGTTGGACCGGGGCGACGCCTGCGTCATCAACGCGGAAGCGCCGCTGGCGGAAATGTTCGGCTATATCGGCGACCTGCGTACGATGACGGCAGGGCGAGCCAGCTTCTCCATGACGTTCTCGCACTATGCGGAAACGCCACAGGGAGTCGCCGACGCGGTACTTAACGCCGATTGA
- a CDS encoding NUDIX hydrolase: MQDYASEKDFLAAYNVHDYEVPLTSVDMAIFKLREQQLEVLLVKRSQHPSRDKWALPGGFIDLKKDRVLEDTAHRKLVEKTGVKSPYLEQVATFGGKQRDPRGWSVTVVYFALVAHEEVDVDPKGAKEETRWVPVTEALRDYKLAFDHNEILRLCRERLTSKVQYTALPIHLLPEEFTLTELQKVFEVILGNEVEKKSFRRRILDADILEESGAMRTGSNRPAKLYRLKRGVENHFFPRTIEGPRS; this comes from the coding sequence ATGCAAGATTACGCCTCAGAAAAAGACTTTCTCGCCGCCTACAACGTTCACGATTACGAAGTGCCTCTCACTTCCGTGGATATGGCCATATTCAAGCTCAGGGAACAGCAGCTCGAAGTGTTGCTGGTGAAGCGCTCGCAACATCCCTCCAGGGACAAGTGGGCGCTGCCGGGTGGGTTTATTGACCTGAAGAAAGACAGAGTCCTCGAAGACACCGCTCATCGGAAGCTGGTGGAAAAAACCGGGGTAAAAAGCCCCTATCTGGAGCAGGTCGCCACCTTTGGCGGTAAGCAAAGAGACCCCCGTGGCTGGTCAGTGACGGTGGTGTACTTCGCCTTAGTCGCCCATGAGGAAGTTGATGTTGATCCCAAAGGCGCCAAAGAAGAAACGCGCTGGGTTCCGGTTACCGAAGCATTACGTGACTATAAACTGGCGTTTGATCACAACGAAATTCTGCGCCTGTGTCGCGAACGACTGACCAGCAAGGTGCAATATACCGCGCTGCCGATTCACTTGTTGCCGGAAGAATTCACGCTGACCGAGCTACAGAAGGTGTTTGAAGTGATTCTCGGCAATGAGGTGGAAAAGAAGTCCTTCCGTCGCCGTATCCTGGATGCGGATATTCTGGAGGAAAGCGGCGCCATGCGCACCGGCAGCAACCGGCCTGCGAAACTGTATCGACTCAAGCGCGGCGTGGAGAATCATTTCTTCCCCAGAACGATCGAAGGACCGCGCAGTTAA
- a CDS encoding AAA family ATPase, with product MQKPEYDAQRKIGLTLGKFAPLHKGHQYLIEQALEQVDHLLVMIYGCPDVIEVPLERRASWIKALYPDAEVILAPDGPQEVGDTPEICRKQEEYIGQCLAGRQVTHFFCSEFYGDHVSRYLNAQDCRVDEARKIVPISATQVRKNPFAARDWVHPLVYRDLVKKVVFLGAPSTGKTTLAEAMAARFNTQWMPEYGREYWEENQIERRLVPEQLVEIAQGHLQREEKLLLDSDRYLFVDTNALTTRHFAHYYHGFALPELERLADAATQRYDHVFLCADDIPYEDTWDRSGEVNRADFQQEIIAELERRNIEYVLLRGDVEARIRQVRNVLEGA from the coding sequence ATGCAAAAGCCTGAGTATGATGCGCAGCGCAAGATTGGTCTGACGTTAGGGAAGTTCGCGCCGCTGCATAAAGGTCATCAATATCTGATCGAACAGGCGCTGGAGCAGGTGGATCACTTGCTGGTGATGATCTACGGTTGCCCGGATGTAATAGAGGTTCCACTGGAGCGGCGGGCGTCCTGGATTAAAGCGCTGTACCCGGACGCTGAGGTGATTCTGGCGCCAGATGGGCCGCAGGAAGTGGGGGATACGCCGGAGATATGTCGGAAGCAGGAGGAATACATCGGGCAGTGTCTGGCGGGCAGACAGGTGACTCATTTTTTTTGCAGTGAATTCTACGGCGATCATGTCAGCCGTTATCTCAATGCGCAGGACTGTCGAGTGGATGAAGCCAGAAAGATCGTACCCATCTCCGCTACTCAGGTGCGCAAAAATCCCTTCGCCGCCAGAGATTGGGTGCATCCGCTGGTGTACAGGGACTTGGTAAAGAAAGTGGTGTTCCTGGGAGCGCCGTCTACTGGTAAAACCACGTTGGCGGAGGCGATGGCGGCGCGCTTTAATACGCAATGGATGCCGGAGTACGGACGGGAGTACTGGGAGGAAAACCAGATTGAGCGACGTCTGGTTCCCGAGCAGCTGGTGGAAATCGCACAAGGCCATCTGCAGCGCGAAGAAAAACTTCTGCTGGATAGCGATCGATACTTGTTCGTGGACACCAATGCGCTGACGACGCGGCATTTCGCTCATTATTATCATGGCTTCGCGTTGCCGGAACTGGAGCGTCTGGCGGATGCGGCGACCCAGCGCTATGACCATGTGTTTCTGTGCGCTGACGACATCCCCTATGAGGATACCTGGGATCGTTCAGGGGAAGTGAACCGCGCGGACTTCCAACAGGAGATCATCGCGGAGCTTGAGCGCAGAAACATAGAGTATGTGCTGCTGAGGGGTGACGTTGAGGCGCGTATCAGGCAGGTTAGAAATGTTTTAGAGGGAGCCTGA
- the pnuC gene encoding nicotinamide riboside transporter PnuC → MDIQSFLVGFFGGSAIEIIASLAGFICVFLIIRRNIWCWPIGLVQVALYMIVFYDAKLYSDFILHGVYVAMQFYGWWYWLQGKGRDDDLVVLPTPPTMTLLWVAVAIIGSFGLGYVMSTYTDASLPYPDAFTTVASLVAQWLLSRRQLINWGFWIAVDIVAIGVYWQKGLYPTTVLYATFLVMASAGLLVWLRRYQTQSLEMKADYAKA, encoded by the coding sequence ATGGACATACAATCCTTTTTGGTCGGCTTTTTCGGCGGCTCCGCTATAGAAATCATCGCCTCCCTGGCGGGCTTCATCTGTGTTTTCCTGATCATCCGCCGCAATATCTGGTGCTGGCCCATCGGGTTGGTGCAAGTGGCGCTGTACATGATCGTGTTTTACGACGCCAAGCTGTATTCCGATTTCATACTTCATGGCGTTTATGTGGCGATGCAGTTTTATGGCTGGTGGTATTGGCTGCAGGGTAAGGGGCGCGACGATGATTTGGTGGTGCTGCCCACCCCGCCTACGATGACGTTGTTATGGGTGGCGGTCGCCATTATCGGCAGCTTTGGTCTGGGTTATGTCATGTCCACCTATACCGACGCCTCATTGCCTTATCCGGATGCTTTCACCACGGTCGCCAGTCTGGTGGCGCAATGGCTGCTGTCCAGGCGGCAGTTGATCAATTGGGGCTTCTGGATTGCCGTAGACATCGTCGCCATTGGCGTGTATTGGCAGAAAGGCCTGTATCCCACCACCGTTTTGTATGCGACATTCCTGGTCATGGCGAGTGCGGGTCTGCTTGTCTGGCTGCGTCGTTATCAAACCCAATCGCTGGAGATGAAGGCGGACTATGCAAAAGCCTGA
- a CDS encoding nicotinate phosphoribosyltransferase: MKNSIILNVDSYKTSHYLQYPAGATQVSSYIESRGGAFEKAVFFGLQMFIKEYLTKPITADDIEEAKLVYQAHGVPFNEEGWRYILEKHEGYLPIEIQAAPEGTVMDVKNVMVQVINTDRNCAWLTSYVETALLRAVWYPTTVATVSWSCRNIIKRYLEETADTIEGLPFKLHDFGARGASSEETAAIGGAAHLVNFMGTDTVSGIMAARRYYGADMAGFSIPAAEHSTITSWGKEAEVDAYANMLDQFAEPGKLVAVVSDSYDLWNAIDNLWGEALKTKIERSGGTLVVRPDSGDPVAIVTETIERLMRKFGFTVNSKGYRVLPACIRVIQGDGISLHTIEAILAAMKARKQSAENIAFGMGGELLQKVNRDTLKFAMKASAICVKGIWRDVYKDPITDQGKRSKKGLLALVKDLDGGFQTVRRQDLGNREDQLVTVFRNGDLMKEWTFDEVRANAAQ; this comes from the coding sequence ATGAAAAACAGCATTATCTTAAACGTAGATTCTTACAAAACCTCTCACTACCTGCAGTATCCGGCTGGCGCCACGCAGGTTTCCAGCTACATCGAATCACGGGGCGGCGCTTTTGAGAAAGCGGTGTTCTTCGGTCTGCAGATGTTCATCAAAGAGTACCTGACCAAACCGATTACCGCGGACGATATCGAAGAAGCCAAGCTGGTTTATCAAGCCCACGGCGTGCCCTTCAATGAAGAAGGCTGGCGCTATATTCTGGAGAAGCACGAGGGTTATCTGCCGATAGAAATCCAGGCTGCGCCGGAAGGAACCGTCATGGATGTGAAAAACGTGATGGTGCAGGTCATCAACACCGACCGTAATTGCGCCTGGTTGACCAGCTATGTGGAAACGGCGTTGTTGAGAGCGGTCTGGTATCCGACTACGGTCGCCACCGTATCCTGGAGCTGCCGCAACATCATCAAGCGTTACCTGGAAGAAACGGCGGACACTATCGAAGGATTGCCATTCAAACTGCACGACTTCGGCGCTCGCGGCGCCAGTTCTGAAGAAACCGCAGCGATTGGCGGGGCCGCTCACTTGGTGAACTTTATGGGCACTGACACTGTTAGCGGCATCATGGCGGCGAGACGCTACTACGGCGCTGATATGGCGGGCTTTTCAATCCCAGCAGCGGAGCACAGCACCATTACCAGCTGGGGCAAGGAAGCGGAAGTGGACGCCTACGCCAACATGCTGGACCAGTTCGCCGAGCCCGGCAAACTGGTGGCGGTGGTCAGCGACTCTTATGACTTGTGGAACGCTATCGACAACCTCTGGGGCGAAGCGCTGAAAACCAAAATCGAGCGCAGCGGCGGCACCTTGGTGGTGCGTCCTGACAGTGGCGATCCTGTAGCGATCGTGACCGAAACCATCGAACGACTGATGCGGAAATTCGGCTTCACCGTCAACAGCAAAGGATATCGGGTATTGCCGGCGTGCATCCGGGTGATTCAAGGCGACGGCATCTCTTTGCACACGATCGAAGCCATTCTGGCGGCGATGAAAGCGCGCAAGCAAAGCGCTGAAAACATTGCTTTCGGCATGGGGGGAGAACTGCTGCAGAAGGTGAACCGGGATACGTTGAAATTCGCCATGAAGGCTTCTGCGATATGCGTAAAAGGCATCTGGAGAGATGTCTATAAAGACCCCATCACCGATCAGGGCAAACGTTCCAAGAAAGGACTTCTGGCGCTGGTTAAAGACTTGGATGGCGGCTTTCAGACAGTGCGCCGGCAGGACCTGGGTAATCGGGAGGACCAATTGGTTACCGTCTTCCGTAATGGCGATCTGATGAAGGAATGGACTTTCGATGAAGTCAGAGCCAACGCGGCGCAATAA
- a CDS encoding glutaminase: MKLQKSELPALLERIYSEVTPLYGVGKTADYIPPLSRVNPRQFGMAIRFVDGDEFTVGQASTPFSIQSISKLFALMLALDIVGDDLWKRVGREPSGMRFNSLLQLENENGIPRNPFINAGAIVVTDTIVNHSASPVKRLEQFMASLSGNVFNRYDPEVYVAEARTGYRNAAIANLLKALGNLEGEVDVVLDSYYKQCSMTMSCLDLARATESLANKGKSSFRTQFHGERMDKRVNALMLTCGLYDAAGNFAYQVGLPAKSGVGGGIVAVLPGYFSVAVWSPELDSYGNSVLGQKALELLTHYTSSSIF, from the coding sequence ATGAAGTTACAGAAGTCCGAACTCCCTGCATTGCTTGAGCGTATTTATTCTGAGGTGACGCCTTTGTATGGCGTAGGTAAGACGGCGGATTATATTCCACCGCTGTCGAGGGTGAATCCGCGCCAGTTCGGCATGGCGATCCGCTTTGTCGATGGCGATGAATTTACCGTGGGCCAAGCCTCGACGCCTTTTTCCATTCAGAGTATCTCCAAACTGTTCGCCCTTATGCTGGCCCTGGATATTGTCGGCGATGATTTGTGGAAGCGGGTGGGGCGCGAACCTTCCGGCATGCGCTTCAACTCGCTGTTGCAGTTGGAGAATGAAAACGGCATTCCGCGCAATCCTTTCATCAACGCCGGCGCCATTGTGGTGACCGACACCATCGTTAATCACAGCGCGTCGCCGGTGAAACGTCTGGAGCAATTCATGGCGTCGCTCTCCGGTAATGTGTTCAACCGCTATGACCCGGAAGTCTATGTGGCGGAAGCGCGCACCGGCTATCGCAACGCCGCCATCGCCAACTTGCTCAAGGCGTTGGGCAACTTGGAAGGCGAAGTGGATGTGGTGCTCGACAGCTACTACAAACAATGCTCCATGACCATGAGCTGCCTGGATCTGGCGCGCGCCACTGAGAGTCTGGCCAATAAAGGCAAATCCAGCTTCCGCACCCAGTTCCATGGCGAACGCATGGACAAGCGCGTCAACGCACTGATGCTGACCTGTGGGCTGTACGACGCCGCCGGTAACTTTGCATATCAGGTGGGATTGCCTGCCAAGAGCGGTGTGGGAGGAGGCATTGTGGCGGTGTTGCCTGGCTATTTCTCCGTGGCGGTCTGGTCGCCGGAATTGGACAGTTACGGCAACTCGGTGCTGGGTCAGAAGGCGCTGGAATTACTCACTCATTACACCAGCAGTTCTATCTTCTGA
- a CDS encoding bifunctional nicotinamide-nucleotide adenylyltransferase/Nudix hydroxylase, with protein sequence MQNFEYDFLVFIGRFQPFHRGHLAVIEQGLRKARQMIVLCGSAHQPRSTRNPWSVSEREDMVRSALSKADNQRVHIAPLMDIVYNDEIWVRNVQSTVQGLVTAHHGMPHKSAKVGLIGHSKDHSSFYLKLFPQWGSVEVENVDGISATPVREAIFGVNQTDRRGGMHYLESSDADLALPAAVREKLAKFCLSEDYEEIKYEHDFIAKYKRAWSAAPYAPTFVTVDAVVVQSGHVLLVERKARPGKGLLALPGGFVDQNEKLLDACLRELREETRLKVPAPVLRGSIKAQQVFDDPHRSARGRTITHAFHIELEPSSELPKVKGGDDARQAMWVPLAELDPGKLYEDHYFIIQEMTGI encoded by the coding sequence ATGCAAAATTTCGAATACGACTTTTTAGTATTTATTGGACGTTTCCAGCCTTTTCATCGCGGTCACCTTGCGGTGATTGAACAGGGGCTGCGCAAAGCGCGTCAAATGATTGTCTTGTGTGGTTCTGCGCATCAGCCCCGCTCCACACGCAACCCCTGGAGTGTCAGCGAACGCGAAGATATGGTGCGCAGCGCCCTCAGCAAAGCAGATAATCAACGCGTGCATATCGCGCCGCTGATGGACATTGTCTACAACGATGAGATCTGGGTCAGAAACGTACAGTCCACTGTTCAGGGACTGGTAACCGCTCATCACGGCATGCCGCACAAATCCGCCAAGGTGGGTTTGATTGGTCACAGTAAGGACCACAGCTCTTTCTACCTGAAGTTGTTTCCACAGTGGGGAAGCGTTGAAGTAGAGAACGTGGACGGCATTAGCGCCACACCGGTAAGAGAAGCGATTTTCGGCGTTAATCAGACGGATCGTCGCGGCGGTATGCATTATCTGGAAAGCAGTGACGCGGATCTGGCGTTGCCAGCGGCGGTACGGGAGAAGCTGGCGAAGTTCTGTCTCAGCGAAGACTACGAGGAAATCAAATACGAACATGATTTCATCGCCAAGTACAAACGCGCCTGGAGCGCTGCGCCTTATGCGCCGACCTTCGTGACCGTCGACGCCGTGGTAGTGCAAAGCGGACATGTACTGCTGGTGGAGCGTAAGGCGCGTCCCGGTAAAGGCCTGTTAGCGTTGCCGGGCGGCTTCGTCGATCAGAATGAGAAACTTTTGGATGCGTGCCTGCGGGAATTGCGGGAAGAAACCAGATTGAAAGTGCCAGCGCCAGTATTGAGAGGCTCAATCAAGGCGCAGCAGGTGTTCGATGATCCGCATCGTTCAGCCCGAGGACGCACTATCACTCATGCGTTTCACATTGAACTGGAGCCAAGCAGCGAGCTGCCGAAAGTGAAAGGCGGCGATGACGCCAGACAGGCCATGTGGGTGCCGCTGGCGGAACTGGACCCAGGAAAATTATATGAAGATCACTACTTCATCATTCAGGAAATGACCGGTATTTAG
- the nagA gene encoding N-acetylglucosamine-6-phosphate deacetylase, which translates to MLTALTDGRIFTGESLLSQQALIIEGGRIHSITPEHQIPAGAARISLNGMLLAPGYIDVQVNGGGGALFNDNPSPAVLREMGAAHRRYGTTAFMPTLITDTRDKMEAAVSAVEAALREGAPGVLGIHLEGPYLNVARKGVHRESIIREPEADALQLLSSLGDIGKTIVTLAPEKVPEGFVRKLRERGVHVCLGHTAASYEQVHQALAEGATGFTHLFNAMTPLRNRDPGVVGAALDDADSWCGLIADNHHVHPATMRIAIRAKSRGKIMLVTDAMHSVGMPGEEFELLGEKLVRFNGRLATEQGVLAGSDLDMATAVRNSVSAIGLDVEEALRMASLYPAQFLGIDDKYGRIAPGYRADLVLLNDQLEVEGTWIEGVRN; encoded by the coding sequence ATGTTAACAGCCTTAACTGATGGCCGGATTTTTACCGGCGAGTCCCTACTCTCGCAACAAGCGTTAATCATCGAAGGCGGACGCATTCACAGCATCACGCCCGAACATCAAATTCCCGCCGGCGCCGCGCGCATTTCACTCAATGGGATGCTGCTGGCGCCTGGCTATATCGACGTCCAGGTCAACGGCGGCGGCGGCGCACTGTTCAACGACAACCCCAGCCCGGCGGTTCTGCGCGAAATGGGCGCAGCGCACCGTCGCTACGGCACCACTGCTTTCATGCCCACCTTAATCACCGACACCCGCGACAAAATGGAAGCGGCGGTCAGCGCGGTGGAGGCGGCCTTGCGGGAAGGCGCGCCAGGAGTACTGGGCATTCACCTGGAAGGGCCGTACCTGAACGTCGCCCGCAAAGGCGTCCATAGAGAGTCCATCATTCGAGAACCGGAAGCTGACGCCCTGCAACTGCTCAGCAGCCTGGGGGATATAGGTAAAACCATTGTCACCCTGGCGCCGGAGAAGGTGCCGGAAGGCTTTGTGCGCAAGCTGCGGGAGCGTGGCGTCCATGTCTGTCTGGGACATACCGCCGCCAGTTATGAACAGGTGCATCAGGCGCTGGCGGAAGGCGCCACCGGTTTTACCCATCTGTTCAACGCCATGACGCCCCTGCGTAATCGCGATCCGGGCGTCGTCGGCGCTGCGTTAGACGACGCCGACAGCTGGTGCGGACTGATCGCGGACAATCATCATGTGCATCCCGCCACCATGCGGATTGCGATTCGCGCCAAATCCCGCGGTAAAATCATGCTGGTCACTGACGCCATGCATTCCGTCGGCATGCCGGGCGAGGAATTCGAACTGTTAGGCGAAAAACTGGTGCGCTTTAACGGTCGATTAGCGACGGAGCAAGGCGTATTGGCGGGCTCCGACCTGGATATGGCCACTGCGGTGCGCAATTCCGTCAGCGCCATTGGCCTGGATGTGGAGGAAGCGCTACGTATGGCGTCACTGTATCCTGCGCAATTCCTGGGTATTGATGACAAGTACGGCCGTATCGCGCCGGGATATCGCGCCGATCTGGTATTGTTGAATGACCAATTGGAAGTCGAGGGAACCTGGATCGAAGGGGTAAGAAACTAA